A single region of the Lotus japonicus ecotype B-129 chromosome 4, LjGifu_v1.2 genome encodes:
- the LOC130709953 gene encoding uncharacterized protein LOC130709953 isoform X1, with protein sequence MDYDDNDFQSQNLHLAGEGNTKFPPVLRPYALPKFDFDESLQGHLRFDSLVETEVFLGIESNEDNQWIDAYSRGSSGIEFSSTAAETCSISRHNNVWSEVTSSESVEMLLKSVGQEEFIPSEAVLQESDACDELACLAKQMEPNLNPDKENEFKDNATDFQPPSCIQENLSGSKEDVEMDQSAGVSQGHEGKLSIDGSLSNLKPTDLQPASCSQENLSGLKKDVEMEQSPTVVSQGHDGELSTDGSLSNPKPHDMHRNLGLPASRGVLFTDDKSDDTSQRVETVADDYLDEKIQVDSSASGVTTNFIAASTQNISSSCDVLNIQNVENQVVCIGDEEQSSLQMRANKQDFGSSMINTDPDVDAQIFNVNAVGGETHHSEKPQCSIPVEEAFESGSAAEGLETGVSSLEHSSNMVFGGTSDLQKADTCNEDTYSRASYQGSINEDVISIKDAVTVDQSALNTSDLPNVAIKDDSSSESHQVELSNSDRRTCPNFQQNVVSLEKTYDDSSASKEKELLNIGNQIYSEVLSSKSEASICLVADHNASTVSEGYSGRDAEGIFCSDKVDSTNSCILGEATQVCENNKPDEQGDHKKICEDDSVSELESIKAPSDYSLLHCTVDQSHIVDGRVGSSPLGDSLETKLTTSTVSVDAMPISSSASQYILENIISSSTPCDIVDTPPPSSRLVSTHEVTVDYEIQRMKLDGSASVDEKEDSEAKVSEEAGNSSASQFILENISSTSTSCEIVDILPPPSSRIVSTHEVTADYEVQRVKLDGSASIDGKEESEAKIAEEASSSVPILSPEQDVASCPVTGTEKQEFSDTSRQLEKVSSCGQKSGTTATEKIGEPQEAVTNKVDQECIKEVGLSAVLCESKEKQGDGIAVSFIQGDKEAVQENHDKPCSKLPGSISSSLPDSHNELHETGGCPANLTSITCGPSVTFGSPVETEKDDNQVKPTANLNPPISESINKDATNMSSDHGHKENDVSKDEKSLTPEVNPVANLSKEDITDLTTKGTGTGKRQPVPVVAANKESTVVEESPLASGLGTPKTNVAGNIPCGSPQISDGKLARSVCKGTPERKPRRASNKTAGKDTSRKGSKSKTPVRQQEKGDRSNSVSLSPSPGFQLMQSNEVQQYGHIDSIRTKPFSLLNASTSSLPDLNSSVSPPVLFQQPFLNIQQVQLRAQIFVYGALIQSTVPDEACMISAFGGPDGGRSMWEKSWSLCRERQHGQKSHPINPETPIQSRSGPRTPDLAAKQSALLGKGISSPLGLASSKVTPAIVNPLTPLSSPLWSLPTPSGDSLQSTALARGSVVDYSQAPTSLHSYQTPPVRNFLGHNTSWMSQAPLRGPWIVSPPPALDKGSHLSSSPVTDTNKFSSVKGSSVPPSSSIKNVQPGLPGSSAVLKSVPVATAPPLDTNNVTVSHAQHSSVPKPKKRKKVLVSEDPGQKAMHFQSQVVMTPVASSHIYTAVPTATPVGNVPITTVEKSVVSISPVSLADHLKSDWNVEKRIMSEDSLTKIMEARISAEEASSLSAAAVNHSLEIWKQLDKQKNSGLVSDIEAKLASAAVAVAAAAAVAKAAAAAANVASNAALQAKLMADEALILSGCESSGQISLSEGMSNLGNATPASILKGAKGTNSSSSIIGAAKEAARRGVEAASAARKRAENMDAIVKAAELAAEAVSQAGKIVTMGDPLQLSELVEAGPEGCWKAAAQESSQQVGLLRGMTGGLINIHNVGDRLETSHVGNQDISSKETGKQIAATDKSPFHVVHKEILHDHIDGISSATNITEKSSKGPKGRKISNLVNPIGVLPQSETEIHASSNVGDGSENLEDNKIKEGSLVEVFKDGGGFKAAWFTANILSLKDGKAYICYSVLVADEGDGPLKEWVSLEGEGDKPPRIRVARLRSGFHNEGVRKRRRAAMVDYSWSVGDRVDVWVQESWQEGVITDNNKKDKTFTVRFPASGESSVVRAWQLRPTLVWKDGNWIESPKASANDSPTNEGDTPREKRPKLGSPEVDLAKGKDKISDGQALESANPSESRLLNLTENDKVFNIGKNSKNQIKPGVPRMGRTGPKKEGSGVIFGVPKPGKKRKFMDVSKQYATDGTNKTNDENDSVKLANFLIPQSSGSRGWKNSSKIDTKEKLGTNSRPIFTSGRPQSGLGRAIPPREKPPINSHTNDKTSRSERIKDSSSHFKNASQSENQMVGNTGAGAGPTLYSSLGSSTDSHPTKRTSTLRASKGKLAPTGGRVGKAEVEKTDGNLAKSTSDVMEPRRSNRKIQPTSRLLEGLQSSLIISKIPSGSHDKVHKNQNRNTSKGNNHD encoded by the exons ATGGATTATGATGACAATGATTTTCAAAGCCAGAACCTCCATTTAGCTGGTGAAGGGAACACGAAATTTCCTCCAGTATTAAGGCCATATGCTCTCCCCAAGTTTGATTTTGACGAAAGCCTTCAAGGGCATTTAAGATTTGATAGTTTGGTTGAAACTGAAGTTTTCCTTGGCATTGAAAGTAACGAAGATAACCAGTGGATTGACGCATACTCCCGGGGGAGTAGTGGCATAGAGTTCAGTTCAACTGCAGCTGAAACTTGCTCTATTTCAAGGCATAATAATGTTTGGTCTGAGGTTACTTCCTCGGAATCTGTTGAAATGTTGTTAAAATCTGTTGGACAGGAGGAGTTTATCCCTAGCGAAGCTGTTTTACAGGAATCGGATGCCTGTGATGAACTGGCTTGCTTAGCTAAGCAAATGGAGCCCAATCTAAACCCTGATAAGGAAAATGAGTTTAAAGATAATGCTACTGATTTTCAGCCGCCTAGTTGTATTCAGGAAAACTTATCTGGATCGAAGGAAGATGTAGAAATGGATCAGTCAGCTGGAGTTTCCCAAGGTCACGAAGGCAAATTATCAATTGATGGAAGTTTAAGTAATCTGAAACCAACTGATTTACAGCCAGCTAGTTGTAGTCAGGAAAACTTGTCTGGATTGAAGAAGGATGTAGAAATGGAGCAGTCTCCAACTGTAGTTTCCCAAGGCCATGATGGCGAATTATCAACTGATGGAAGTTTAAGTAATCCAAAACCACATGATATGCACAGAAATTTGGGCTTGCCTGCATCTAGGGGGGTTCTTTTTACTGATGACAAAAGTGACGATACAAGCCAAAGAGTTGAGACTGTTGCTGATGATTATCTTGATGAAAAAATTCAAGTCGACTCATCTGCTTCTGGGGTGACGACTAATTTTATTGCAGCTTCTACGCAGAATATCTCTTCTTCTTGTGATGTCTTAAACATTCAAAATGTTGAAAATCAAGTGGTTTGTATTGGTGATGAGGAGCAAAGTTCTTTACAGATGCGAGCTAATAAGCAAGATTTTGGATCTTCTATGATTAACACAGATCCTGATGTTGACGCTCAAATTTTTAATGTGAATGCCGTTGGGGGTGAAACACATCATTCTGAAAAACCTCAGTGTTCAATCCCTGTGGAAGAAGCTTTTGAAAGTGGGAGTGCTGCTGAAGGCCTTGAGACTGGCGTAAGTAGTTTAGAGCACTCCTCGAACATGGTATTTGGTGGTACTTCTGATTTGCAGAAAGCAGATACATGCAATGAAGATACATATTCCAGAGCTTCGTACCAGGGCAGTataaatgaagatgtgatctctATTAAAGATGCAGTGACGGTTGATCAATCTGCATTGAATACAAGTGACTTACCAAATGTTGCAATTAAAGATGACTCTAGTTCTGAGAGTCATCAAGTTGAGCTTAGTAACTCTGATCGCAGGACTTGTCCTAATTTTCAGCAGAATGTGGTTAGTCTTGAGAAGACATATGATGATAGCAGTGCTTCTAAGGAAAAAGAATTATTGAACATTGGTAACCAGATTTACTCAGAGGTTTTATCAAGTAAGTCAGAGGCATCTATATGTCTTGTAGCTGACCATAACGCTTCTACTGTTAGTGAAGGATATAGTGGTAGAGATGCAGAAGGTATTTTCTGTTCTGATAAGGTGGATTCTACAAATTCTTGCATTTTGGGTGAGGCGACACAAGTATGTGAAAACAACAAACCTGATGAGCAGGGTGACCATAAAAAAATTTGTGAAGATGATTCTGTCAGTGAACTAGAGAGTATAAAGGCCCCTTCTGATTATAGCCTACTTCATTGTACTGTTGACCAATCCCATATTGTTGATGGGCGAGTTGGTTCATCACCTCTTGGTGATAGCCTGGAAACTAAGTTGACAACCTCCACTGTATCAGTTGATGCCATGCCTATCAGTAGTTCAG CTTCACAATATATACTAGAAAATATTATTTCATCTTCGACACCCTGTGACATAGTAGATACTCCACCTCCTTCTAGTAGACTTGTGTCCACACATGAAGTTACAGTTGACTATGAAATTCAGCGTATGAAGCTTGATGGGTCTGCTTCTgttgatgaaaaggaagactcTGAAGCCAAAGTATCTGAGGAAGCAGGCAATAGTTCAG CTTCACAATTTATATTAGAAAATATTAGTTCGACTTCGACATCCTGTGAGATAGTAGATATTCTTCCACCTCCATCTAGCAGAATTGTGTCCACACATGAAGTTACAGCTGACTATGAAGTTCAGCGGGTGAAGCTTGATGGGTCTGCTTCTATTGATGGAAAAGAAGAATCTGAAGCCAAAATAGCCGAGGAAGCAAGCAGTTCTGTTCCCATTTTGTCTCCTGAACAGGACGTTGCTTCTTGTCCTGTTACTGGAACTGAAAAGCAAGAATTTTCTGACACTTCTAGACAGCTTGAGAAAGTAAGCAGTTGTGGGCAGAAATCAGGGACTACTGCTACTGAGAAGATTGGTGAACCTCAAGAAGCAGTAACTAATAAGGTTGACCAGGAGTGCATAAAAGAGGTTGGTTTGTCTGCAGTTCTATGTGAATCAAAAGAGAAACAAGGTGATGGAATTGCAGTTTCTTTTATTCAGGGTGACAAGGAGGCAGTACAAGAGAATCATGACAAGCCATGCTCAAAATTACCAG GCTCCATATCATCTTCTTTACCTGATTCTCACAATGAGTTGCATGAAACTGGAGGCTGTCCTGCCAATCTGACCAGTATTACTTGTGGCCCATCTGTTACATTTGGAAGCCCTGTTGAAACTGAAAAGGATGATAATCAAGTTAAGCCTACTGCTAATCTGAACCCTCCAATTTCTGAGTCCATAAATAAGGACGCAACAAACATGTCTTCTGATCATGGTCATAAGGAGAATGATGTATCTAAAGATGAGAAAAGCTTAACGCCTGAGGTAAATCCAGTGGCGAATTTGTCCAAAGAAGACATTACAGATTTGACTACAAAAGGAACAGGTACTGGCAAGAGGCAACCAGTTCCTGTTGTTGCAGCCAACAAAGAATCAACG GTTGTGGAAGAATCTCCACTGGCTTCTGGCTTAGGTACTCCCAAAACCAATGTAGCAGGGAATATCCCATGCGGGAGTCCACAAATTTCTGATGGTAAATTAGCACGAAGTGTTTGTAAAGGCACCCCTGAGCGCAAACCTAGGCGAGCATCTAATAAGACAGCTGGAAAGGACACTTCTAGAAAGGGGAGTAAATCAAAAACTCCAGTAAGACAGCAAGAAAAAGGGGATAGATCAAATAGTGTGTCCTTGAGCCCATCGCCCGGTTTCCAGCTGATGCAATCCAACGAGGTGCAGCAGTATGGGCACATTGATTCCATCCGTACAAAACCATTTTCTCTTTTAAATGCTTCAACATCTAGCCTTCCAGATTTGAACAGTTCTGTTTCTCCACCTGTTTTGTTTCAACAACCTTTCTTGAATATTCAGCAAGTACAATTGCGTGCTCAGATCTTTGTCTATGGAGCATTGAT TCAAAGCACCGTACCTGACGAGGCATGTATGATATCTGCTTTTGGGGGCCCAG ATGGTGGAAGGAGCATGTGGGAGAAATCCTGGTCTTTATGCAGGGAAAGGCAGCATGGTCAAAAATCTCATCCAATTAACCCAGAAACACCTATACAATCACGATCTG GTCCTAGAACCCCTGATTTGGCAGCTAAGCAAAGTGCACTTCTAGGAAAAGGCATCTCTTCACCTCTTGGCTTAGCCAGTAGCAAGGTTACTCCGGCAATTGTAAACCCTTTAACACCCCTTTCATCTCCCCTTTGGAGTTTACCAACTCCATCTGGTGATTCTCTGCAATCTACTGCCCTTGCAAGAGGTTCTGTTGTGGATTATTCACAGGCACCGACTTCATTACATTCTTATCAAACTCCACCTGTGAGAAACTTTCTTGGACATAACACATCGTGGATGTCCCAAGCTCCCCTTCGTGGACCATGGATTGTTTCTCCTCCTCCTGCACTTGATAAAGGTTCCCATCTTTCATCATCACCTGTCACAGATACAAATAAGTTCAGTTCAGTCAAAGGATCTTCTGTACCTCCTTCCTCTAGCATAAAGAATGTTCAACCTGGTCTGCCAGGTTCTTCTGCAGTTCTAAAAAGTGTGCCGGTGGCGACTGCCCCTCCGCTTGATACAAACAATGTGACGGTCTCACATGCTCAGCATTCTTCAGTTCCAAAGCCTAAAAAAAGGAAGAAGGTTCTGGTGTCTGAGGATCCTGGCCAGAAGGCTATGCATTTTCAATCCCAAGTAGTAATGACTCCTGTTGCCAGCAGCCATATATATACTGCTGTTCCCACTGCAACCCCTGTTGGGAATGTGCCAATAACTACTGTTGAAAAGTCAGTTGTGTCTATATCTCCTGTAAGTCTTGCTGATCACCTCAAAAGTGACTGGAATGTTGAGAAGAGGATTATGTCAGAAGATTCTCTTACGAAAATTATGGAGGCTAGGATAAGCGCTGAGGAAGCTTCTTCTCTTTCTGCTGCTGCTGTGAATCATAGCCTGGAGATATGGAAACAGTTGGATAAGCAAAAAAATTCTGGATTGGTGTCAGATATTGAGGCCAAACTAGCTTCTGCAGCAGTTGCAGTTGcagctgctgctgctgttgcaAAGGCAGCGGCTGCAGCTGCCAATGTGGCATCAAATGCTGCATTGCAAGCGAAACTGATGGCTGATGAAGCATTGATCTTATCTGGTTGTGAGAGTTCTGGTCAAATTTCTCTCTCTGAGGGAATGAGTAACTTGGGAAATGCAACCCCTGCTTCCATCTTGAAGGGTGCTAAGGGAACGAATAGCTCTAGTTCTATTATCGGCGCTGCAAAAGAGGCCGCAAGAAGGGGAGTAGAAGCTGCTTCAGCAGCCAGAAAACGAGCTGAAAATATGGATGCTATTGTGAAGGCTGCTGAGCTGGCAGCAGAAGCAGTATCACAGGCTGGAAAGATTGTTACTATGGGTGATCCGCTGCAGTTAAGTGAATTAGTAGAAGCTGGTCCAGAAGGTTGCTGGAAAGCAGCAGCCCAGGAATCTTCTCAGCAAGTTGGATTATTGAGAGGCATGACTGGAGGTCTGATAAACATTCACAATGTTGGAGACAGACTGGAAACTTCTCATGTAGGTAACCAAGATATCTCATCCAAGGAAACGGGGAAGCAGATTGCTGCAACAGACAAGTCACCTTTTCATGTGGTGCATAAAGAAATATTACATGACCATATTGATGGCATCTCCTCTGCTACTAACATCACTGAGAAGAGTTCTAAAGGGCCAAAGGGTCGAAAGATCTCTAATTTGGTTAATCCCATTGGCGTGCTTCCTCAATCTGAGACTGAAATACATGCTTCTTCCAATGTTGGTGATGGATCTGAAAATCTGGAGGACAATAAGATAAAGGAGGGCTCACTTGTTGAG GTTTTCAAAGATGGAGGTGGATTTAAAGCAGCATGGTTCACAGCCAATATATTAAGTTTGAAGGATGGTAAAGCGTATATATGCTACAGCGTGCTTGTAGCTGATGAAG GTGATGGGCCTTTGAAGGAATGGGTTTCTCTCGAAGGTGAAGGAGACAAACCACCAAGAATACGTGTTGCTCGTCTACGAAGTGGTTTTCATAATGAAGGAGTAAGGAAAAGAAGACGAGCTGCGATGGTAGATTATTCTTGGTCCGTTGGGGATAGAGTGGATGTATGGGTACAAGAAAG CTGGCAGGAAGGAGTTATTACAGATAATAACAAGAAAGATAAAACGTTTACCGTTCGCTTTCCAG CAAGTGGAGAATCATCAGTTGTCAGAGCTTGGCAACTTCGTCCAACACTTGTTTGGAAGGATGGGAACTGGATTGAGTCTCCCAAGGCCAGTGCAAATGACAGTCCCACCAATGAG GGTGATACACCACGTGAAAAACGACCTAAATTGGGTAGTCCTGAAGTAGATTTAGCAAAAGGGAAAGACAAGATTTCAGATGGTCAAGCTTTGGAGTCGGCAAATCCCAGCGAGTCAAGGTTACTTAATTTGACTGAAAACGATAAAGTGTTTAATATTGGCAAGAACAGCAAGAATCAAATCAAACCTGGTGTGCCCAGAATGGGGAGGACTGGTCCTAAAAAAGAAGGATCAGGAGTGATTTTCGGTGTTCCTAAACCTGGGAAGAAAAGGAAGTTTATGGACGTAAGCAAGCAATATGCTACAGATGGGACAAACAAGACTAATGATGAAAATGATTCAGTTAAGCTTGCAAATTTCTTGATACCTCAGAGTTCAGGGTCCCGTGGATGGAAAAATAGTTCAAAAATTGATACCAAGGAGAAACTAGGAACCAACTCCAGGCCCATCTTTACGTCTGGAAGGCCGCAGAGCGGTTTGGGCAGAGCGATCCCACCAAGAGAAAAGCCTCCAATTAACTCTCATACCAATGATAAGACAAGTCGTTCAGAGAGGATCAAGGATTCTTCAAGCCATTTTAAGAATGCATCTCAGAGTGAAAATCAGATGGTTGGAAACACTGGAGCTGGAGCAGGACCAACCTTGTATTCTTCACTTGGATCTTCAACTGATTCTCATCCCACTAAAAGAACATCCACATTAAGGGCAAGTAAAGGAAAACTTGCGCCCACTGGTGGAAGGGTGGGTAAAGCTGAGGTGGAGAAGACAGATGGAAATCTGGCGAAATCAACATCTGATGTCATGGAGCCTCGTAGGTCCAATCGCAAGATCCAGCCAACATCAAGA CTATTAGAAGGATTGCAGAGCTCTTTAATTATCTCAAAGATTCCTTCTGGCTCACATGACAAGGTTCACAAAAACCAGAATCGTAATACTTCTAAGG GCAATAACCATGATTGA